Below is a genomic region from Rhizobium sp. 9140.
GAGATCGGCCGCCTCGCGTGCGGCCTCCACCGCCTTGTCGACGCTGAGGCGCATGACGCCGGGCATGGCCGCGATCGGCTCCACCACGTTCGTGCCGGGCACGAGGAAGATCGGCCAGATCAGGTCGTCCACCGTCAGCTGGTTCTCGCGCACCATTCGCCGCGTCCAGTCCGCCTTTCGGTTGCGGCGCATGCGGCGGTGTCCGGTGATGAGGTCCACGATATCTGTCTTGTCGGTCATGAGAGGCGTCTTTCGAAAATTGCGCGAGCACGCGCCAGGCAGCATTTGACGAACATTTATCACGAGGGGGCAGGGAGGCAAAACATCGGAGGTGCGGCGTCTCGCCCCGGTTCTGCGTGTAATGCGTGTGTTGGCGCGTCCGATCGTGGGGGCACGATGCAACAGTTTCCGGAGAGTCGGCTTTTCCGCGCCGCTGTTTCCTGCATAATGGGGCATGACCGAGCTCCTAGAAAAAGCCGTTGAGGCCGCCCGTGCTCTTCCTGCCGTCGTCCAGGACGAGATCGCTCGCACGATACTGATCCTCGCCCGCGAGGAGTCGGAGCCGGTTCCATTGAGCGCGGGGGAGCTTGCAGCGATTGCCGTTTCCAAGAGCGCAGCCTCCCGCGGCGAGTTTGCAACCGACGAGGACATGCGCCTTATCTGGGCCGCACACGGTCTGTGAGGCTTCGCTACACCAGACCGGCGATGATCGACCTCGAGAACGTTGCGGATTATATCGGTGCGCGTTCACCGCAAGGCGCGCGTCGAGTCATGCAGCGTATCAAGACCTTAATCGAGCAGCTTCAGGATCAGCCTTCTGCCGGCGCCCGTACGCAAGATCCCCCGATTCGTCGTTTGATCGCGTTGCCCTATCCCTACCTGATTTTCTACGAGATCACCGAGGCCGAGATCGTCATTCATGCCGTGCGGCATGGTTCCCGCGATCCCGCCGCCATGCCTGGACAAACGTGACGATCGATCACGTTGCCGCCTGCTCCCATCCCAGTCTAGCGGTACCCGCCATCCGCCCTTATGGTCGCCGCCATGTCCAATGATTCTGTCCATGTCCCCAAGGTCTCGCTGACGGAGACGCTGTTCGGCGTCTTCCTGCGGCTGGTGGCGATTTCGTGCTTCTGGTTCGGTCTGAACTATTGGGCGTTGCTGATCGGCTATTCCTTCAACGGGTCCGGTCGGTTCGATCTTTTGACCGTGCCATGGCGCGTGGCAGCGGCGACGCTCGCGGTTGCCTATCCAGTCGCGGCGCTGGGCTTGTGGCTTCTGGTGTCCTGGGGACCGGTCATCTGGGTCGTGGCGGCGGCGACCGAAATCGTCATGTTCGGCTTCTATCCCGACCTCTTCGGCACCAAGCCGCTGATCCTTGTGCTGCATGGCGGGGCCGCTCTGATCTTCGTCGCATTTCGGGGCGTGATCCTCTACCAGCGCATGCGTTAGCGGCGGGTTGCAAGATTTGATTCACCCTGACACAGATGCCGCCAATGGTAAGCTCATGTTAAGGCTGCGGTTTAAGTAGAATTTTATACGTATTCGATAGTGTCTCCCTCAAGGCGGGAAAACATAACCACCGCCACCCAAACAGAGAGAGACCGTCATCATGAACACCAAGCTCAAGGCACAGGCTTCGTCCAATAGCTCGGGCAACACCGTTGCTCACAAAGATCCGCAGGAAGATGCGATCCGCTCCCTGTACATGGAATCGCTGCACCTCGTCGAGCGCCTGCACCGCCGCCTGCTCGACGTCATCAAGGACGAATTCGACCGGCAGGGCCGCAGCGACGTCAACGCCGTCCAGGCCCTTCTCCTCTTCAACATCGGCAACTCGGAACTGACGGCCGGCGAGCTGCGCTCGCGGGGCTACTATCTCGGCTCCAACGTTTCCTACAACGTCAAGAAGCTCGTCGACCTCGGCTTCATCAACCACCAGCGCTCGCGCATCGACCGTCGCTCGGTCCGCATCAGCCTGACGGAAGACGGCCAGGGCATCGCCGAAACGGTTGCCAAGCTCTATGAGCGCCACATCGGCTCGATCCACAAGGTCGGCGGCATCGGCACCGACGAATTCGGCCAGATGAACAAGCTGCTCCAGCGCCTCGACCGCTTCTGGAACGACAGTATTGCCTATCGCATGTAAGATTGGCGGGGTACGATCTCTTTAAAAAGGCCGGGCGCGGGATGGCGTCCGGCCTTTCGTGTGTCCGCCGTGAGCGACAGCCGGAGATAGCAGCCGCAACGTGCATCGTCACGATGTTGTCAACGGTCGTGATCCGGGCTTGAGGATGTTGCCTGCCAAAGCCGCGACGAGGATCGATCCGCCCCGGAATCAAGGCCGGAAAGGCTGTTGCAGGAAGGACGCAGTGCCTTGTCTCCCGGTACTTCCGCGCGCTTTCCTGCTGGTTGCGTGACACCGTTTGGCCATATTGGTATGGGACGTAAAATTCTGAAAAACCGGCCCGGAATGTGGGTTCGGTGAAGCGGTTTTCGGCGCTGGCGCGCCCGCATCGCGGGGTCTCTGAGGCTCCTTCAACCGCCGAAGCGCCACTCCGCTGCGGGCAGGTTTGCCTTTGTTAACCGTAATCGTGATAGCGCTGGAGGCGAAATTTGCCTCGCAGCATCTGATGGTAGGGATCATGTCGAAGAAAAACGGAATCGATGCTCATAGCCGCCGCGCCTTCCTGCGCTCCGCCGCCACGCTCGGCGCGGCGGCCTGGGCCGGTGGTGCGTTCGCGCAGGACGCGCTGGTGGACATCATCAACGCGCCGCGCCGCGGCGTGTGGGACGATCAGTTCGACGCACAGGCTTCGCGCACCGCGCTGGCTGTCTCGTCGAACAATCCGATCTTCAGCATGGAGACCATCTACAACACGCAGACGGCAATCGGCCAGTATCAGCGGATCGTATCAGCCGGCGGCTGGCCCGAGGTCAATCCGTCGCAGCGTCTGGAACTTGGCGTTTCCGACCCGTCGGTGCGCGCATTGCGTCAGCACCTGATCGCCGCCGGCGATCTCGACCAGTCGTCCGGCATGTCCGACAACTTCGACAGCTATGTCGACGGCGCGGTCAAGCGCTTTCAGGCCCGCCACGGCCTGCCACCGGATGGCGTTCTCGGCGAATACTCGCTGAAGGCTCTGAATATCTCGGCCAATGTGCGCCTGCAGCAGCTGAACACCAATCTGGTGCGCCTGCAGTCCATGTCGGGCGATCTCGGCATGCGCCACGTCGTGGTCAACATTCCCGCGGCCTATATCGAGGCGGTGGAAAACGGCCGCGTGGTTCAGCGCCACACGGCCATCGTCGGCCGCCTGTCGCGCCCGACGCACATCATCAATTCGAAGATCTACGAGGTCATCCTCAACCCGTACTGGACCGCGCCGCGCTCGATCGTCGAGAAGGACATAGTGCCTCTGATGCGCAAGGACCCGGAATATCTCAAGAAGAACGCCATCCGCCTGATCGACGGGCAGGGTAACGAGGTCTCGCCGGAAACGATCGACTGGAACGCCGAGAAGGCGCCGAACCTGACGTTCCGCCAGGACCCGGGCAAGATCAACGCCATGGCATCGACCAAGATCAACTTCCACAACCCGAACAACGAATACATGCACGACACGCCGTCGCAGGGCCTGTTCAACAAGCTCGCCCGCTTCGAAAGCTCGGGCTGCGTCCGCGTTCAGAATGTGCGCGACCTGACGACCTGGCTCCTGCGGGACACCCCCGGCTGGTCCCGCAGCCAGATCGAGGCGACCATCCGCTCGGGCCAGAACAACCCGATCAAGCTTGCGGTCGAAGTGCCCGTCTACTTCAAGTACATCACCGCCTGGGCCGCCAAGGACGGTGTCGTCCAGTTCCGCGACGACATCTACCAGATGGACGGCGAACAGGAACTGGCGCTCCAGACGACCGCCGGCATCGAGCCGGTCACCGGTGGCCTGGATGGTGGCATCGCGCAGTAAACGTCGATGATGTGATGATTTCGACGGCCGCGCTTCCTAGGAGTGCGGCCGTTTTTGTTTGTGGATGGCACTGTTGAACCGTCACCGCTTCATGCATACTTGCGAAAGCACATCAAGGAGAACGCGGATGAAGTCGATGTCGATCCTGGTTCGTGCGTTTTGGGACGGCGAGGCCTCAGTCTGGGTTGCCACGAGCAACGATATCGATGGCCTCGCGGTCGAGGCAGGCTCTGTCGAGGAACTCGAGGCCAAGGTTCTCACTGCCGTTGCCGACCTGATCGAACTCAATGGCTCGCCGTCCGATCTGCCGGAGATACCCGTGCATATCATGGCGGAGCATGTCGCAAAGATTCCGAATCCGTTCTTCTGATGGGCGGGTATCTCAGGGATCTCAAGGCAATGCTGGAGGCGGCCGGCTGTCACTTTCACCGCGCCGGAAAGGGTGACCATGAGATCTGGTTCAGCCCAATCACCAAACGGTACTTCACGGTCGATCACGGCGTCAAATCCCGTCACACGGCCAATGAGACGTTGAAGCAGGCAGGCCTGCCCAAGGCATTCTGAAGCAACGATCATAGGATCTCCCAACCATAGCGCAGACGCCGCGGCAAATGGCGCAAAACGCGGGGCGCGGGTTGCCCTTGGCATGCGACGGAGATAAACACCGTGCCACCGCCCTACAGGAGCCTGATCATGAGCGATACAGCCGCCAACGACGTCTTCTTCAACCGGTCTCTCGCCGATAGCGACCCGGATATTTTCGGTGCGATCGAGAAGGAGCTGGGTCGCCAGCGCCATGAGATCGAGCTGATCGCCTCTGAAAACATCGTCTCGCGCGCTGTGCTGGAAGCGCAGGGCTCGATCATGACCAACAAATATGCCGAGGGCTATCCCGGCAAGCGCTATTATGGTGGCTGCCAGTTCGTCGATATCGCCGAGGAACTGGCGATCGACCGGGCAAAGCAGCTGTTCGGCGTCAACTTCGCCAATGTGCAGCCCAATTCCGGTTCGCAGATGAACCAGGCCGTGTTTCTGGCGCTTCTTCAGCCGGGCGATACGTTCATGGGTCTCGACCTGAACTCGGGCGGGCACCTGACGCATGGCTCGCCGGTCAACATGTCCGGCAAGTGGTTCAACGTCGTCTCCTATGGCGTGCGCGAGGAAGATCACCTTCTCGACATGGACGCGGTCGCCGAAAGCGCGCGCAAGCACAAGCCGAAGGTGATCATCGCTGGCGGCACGGCCTATTCCCGCATCTGGGACTGGAAGCGCTTCCGGGAAATCGCCGACGAGGTCGGCGCGTGGTTGATGGTCGACATGGCGCACATCGCCGGTCTGGTCGCCGGTGGCCAGCACCCGTCCCCGTTCCCGCATTGCCACGTCGCCACGACGACGACGCACAAGTCGCTCCGCGGCCCGCGCGGCGGCATGATCCTAACGAATGACGAGGATCTGGCGAAGAAGTTCAACTCGGCCGTCTTCCCCGGCCTTCAGGGCGGCCCCCTGATGCACGTCATCGCGGCAAAGGCGGTTGCGTTCGGTGAGGCGTTGAAGCCAGAGTTCAAGGACTATGCGGCCCAGATCGTCAAGAACGCCAAGACGCTCTCGCAGACGCTGGTCGATGGCGGTCTCGATATCGTCTCCGGTGGCACCGATAACCACCTGATGCTGGTCGATCTTCGCAAGAAGAACGCGACGGGCAAGCGGGCGGAAGCAGCACTCGGCCGCGCCTACATCACTTGCAACAAGAACGGCATTCCCTTCGATCCGGAAAAGCCCTTCGTCACGTCTGGCGTGCGGCTCGGCACCCCGGCCGGCACGACGCGTGGTTTCAAGGAAGCCGAATTCCGCGAAATCGGCAACCTGATCGTCGAGACGCTGGACGGCCTCAAGGTCGCCAATTCCGACGAGGGTAACGCGGTTGTTGAAGCCGGCGTCCGCGAGAAGGTCGTCGCATTGACCGGTCGCTTCCCGATGTACGGCTACCTGTAAGGCTGTCACGCCATGCGCTGCCCTTTTTGCGGATCGGAAGATAGTCAGGTCAAGGATTCCAGACCTGCGGAAGACGGGGCAGCCATTCGCCGCCGCCGTATCTGTCCGGATTGCGGCGGGCGCTTCACCACGTTCGAGCGCGTGCAATTGCGCGAACTCATGGTGCTGAAGAAGACCGGTCGGAAGGCGCCTTTCGACCGGGAGAAGCTGATGCGGTCCTTCGAGATCGCGCTGCGCAAGCGGCCGGTCGAGCGTGAGCGGATCGAGCGGGCCGTTTCGGGCATCGTCCGGCGGCTGGAAAGCTCGGGCGAGAGCGAGATCGCCTCGGAGGAAATCGGCCTGCAGGTGCTGGAAGCGCTGAAGGCTCTCGATGACGTCGCCTTCGTGCGCTACGCTTCCGTCTATCGCGATTTCTCCCATGCGGAGGATTTCGAGAAGGTGATGGCGGAGCTTTCCGCGAAGATCGCCCGCGACCCCGGCGCCTGACCGGAAACCCGAGACATGACGCCTTCGACCGACCCAAACCAAGACCCTGCCGCCCCTGAGGCAGGCGCGGTCGATGGCGTGAAACCCGGACTTGCAATCGGTCAAATTTCAGCCGGTGAGAAGGCGGATGCCCGGCTGATGGCGGAAGCGATCGCGGTCGGCGCCGGCAATCTGGGCTTCACCGGCAGCAATCCCTCGGTTGGCTGCTTGATCGTACGTGATGACGGGGAAGAGCCGCGCGTCATCGCCGCTGCCGTCACCGCACCCGGCGGTCGCCCGCATGCGGAAACGCAGGCGCTGGCGCAAGCCGGCGAGGCGGCCCGGGGCGCCACCGCCTATGTCACGCTCGAACCCTGCTCCCACCACGGTCATACGCCGCCCTGCGCCGAGGCCTTGATCCGGGCGGGCATCGCCCGCGTCGTCATCTCGGTGGTGGATCCCGATACGCGCGTTTCCGGCCGCGGCATCGCCATGCTGCGCGAAGCCGGTATAGCCGTGGAGACGGGGGTGCTGGAAGCGAAAGGCGAACGTGCGCTTGAAGCCTACCTCACGCGCAAGCGCCTCGGCCGTCCGCATGTAACGCTGAAACTTGCTGTGTCGCGCGACGGCATGATCGGCTCTCGTGCATGCGGGCCGGGTCAGGGGCAGGTCGCGATCACCGGGCCGGAAAGCCGGGGTTATGTGCAGCATCTGCGTGCCCGGTCGGATGCCATCCTCGTCGGCATCGGCACAGCTATCGCCGACGATCCGGAACTGACCGTGCGCTTACCGGGGCTCGAAGACCGCTCGCCGGTTCGCATCGTGCTCGACGGAAACCTGCGGCTTTCACCCGACAGCAAGCTCGCCCGCACGGCCCATCAGATTCCGGTCATCGCGGTGGCTGGTGTGCTGTCGCCGGATGATGCAGATGTCGATGCGCACGGGCGGCAGGCCCGGGCGGATGCCCTTTCGGCGCTGGGGGTCGAAGTGCTCGAATGGGACCCGCGCCGGCTCGATCTGCTGCTGCCGGCGCTGGCCAGCCGCGGCCTGTCCTCGCTGCTGGTGGAAGGGGGCGCACGCACTGCCACCTCCTTCCTTGAGGCGGGCATGGTCGATCGTCTGCTGCTTTTCACTGGATCGCCAACCATCGGCGCAGAAGGGATTGCATCGCCCGTTCGCTCCGGTCTTGTACCCGCGCCATTCATGCATACGTCTGGCGAGGCCTTTGGGCCTGACCACCTGGATATTTACGAGAGGACACCCTGATGTTCACTGGCATCGTGACGGATATCGGCAAGGTCGAGAGCGTGACGCCGCTCGACGAGGGCGTTCGGCTGCGGGTCGCAACGGCCTATGACCCCGCCACCATCGACATCGGCGCCTCCATCTCCCACTCCGGCGTCTGTCTCACCGTGACGGCACTGCCCGAGGCAGGCGCAAACGACCGCTGGTTCGAGGTGGAGGCCTGGGAAGAAGCGCTGCGGCTGACGACGATCGCCGGCTGGTTGCCGGGCGCGCGTATCAATCTGGAGCGGGCGCTGAAGATCGGCGACGAACTCGGCGGTCACATCGTGTCCGGTCATATCGACGGCACGGCCGAGATTCTGTCGGTGGAGGCGGAAGGCGAGGCGACGCGGTTCCGTCTCAATGCGCCCGAGCATCTCGCCCGGTTCGTCGCGCCCAAGGGCTCCGTCGCGCTCGACGGGACGTCGCTAACGGTCAATGCCGTCAACGGCACGGAATTCGACGTGCTCCTCATCCGCCACTCGCTCGAGGTCACCACCTGGGGCGACCGCCAGGCCGGCGACCGCGTTAACTTCGAGGTGGACACGATGGCGCGCTATGCCGCGCGGCTGGCCGACTTTCCGGCAAAGGGCGTCTGACGCTGCCGTAAAACGTGACTATCTCTCGCAGAGAACGACCTGCGCGCCGTGGTAGACGGTGCGGGCCGTCTCGCGGAAGCCGAGCTTGGCGGCGACGCGCAGGGAGGCGATGTTGCCGAGATCGATGAGGCAGGTGCGGCAGGCCTTGGGATAGGTACGCTCGCTCCACTTCAGGGCGGCGGACACCGCCTCCGTGGCATAGCCCCGGCCGTGGGCCGCGGGCGAAAGCGCCCATCCGGTCTCCATCGTGCCTTCGAGCGAGGGCTGGATGACCCGGTGCAGATCGTGAAAGCCGGCCTCGCCGATGAAGGCGCCGCTCTCCTTGTCCTGCAAGGCGAAGAATCCGAAACCGAAATAATGCCACATGCCGACCTGACGCAGAAACCGCGTCCAGGCCTGCTCCCGCGAGAACGGCACGCCGCCGATGAAACGCACGACCTGCGGATCGGCAAAGAGGCTGGCATAGGCCGGGAAGTCGTCGCGGCGATAGGGGCGGAGAATGAGGCGGGTTGTCTCAAGGGTCGGGACGGTGTGCATGATGTCTCTCTTAAACGCGAATCGCGTCTGTCGCAAAGCTGCCCTGCGCGCCGCTTATCGGAAAAGGCTTGCCATTCCAGCCCTGCCATGGTTTTACCCGTGCCTCTGCCGGCAACGCGACCGGCGATTTCCACATTCCCGATTGCCTCTATTTCCAGACAGGTGAACCGATGGCCGAGAGCGTCAAGCCCCATATCCTCATCGTCGAGGCCCGCTTCTACGACGACATGGCAGATGCGCTGCTCGACGGCGCGACATCCGCGCTGAAGGACGCCGGCGCCACCTATGACGTCGTGACCGTGCCCGGCGCACTCGAAATCCCCGGCGCAATCGCCATGGCGCTCGACGGCATCGACAATGGCGCCACCGAATATGACGGCTTCGTCGCGCTCGGCATGGTCATTCGCGGCGAGACCTATCACTTCGATATCGTCGCCAACGAGTCTTGCCGCGCGCTCATGGACCTGACCGTGAGCGAGAGCCTTGCCATCGGCAACGGCATCCTGACGGTCGAAAACGACGAGCAGGCCTGGGTTCGCGCCCGCAAGTTGGAAGGCGACAAGGGCGGCTTCGCCGCGCGCGCAGCCCTGACGATGATTGCGCTGAAAGCCAGGCTCGGAGGCGAACAGTGAGCACCCCGAACGAACAGACGCCGCCCGTCAAGCAGGCGAACCAGCGTGGCGCCGCCCGCCTCGCCGCCGTGCAGGCCCTCTACCAGATGGATGTCGGCGGCACCGGTGTGCTGGAGATCGTTGCGGAATACGAGACGCATCGTCTCGGCCAGGAAATCGATGGCGACACCTACCTGAAGGCCGATGCCTCCTGGTTCCGCTCGATCGTTTCGGGCGTGGTGCGCGACCAGCGCAAGCTCGATCCGCTGATCGGTTCGGCGCTACAGGACGACTGGGCGCTTTCGCGCCTGGATTCGACGGTGCGCGCCATCCTGCGCGCCGGCACCTTCGAACTGACGGAGCGCAAGGACGTACCCGTGGCCGTCATCGTCACCGAATACGTCGAGATCGCCCGCGCCTTCTTCGAGGAAGACGAGCCGAAGCTCGTCAACGCGGTCCTCGACCGCATCGCGCGGCAATTCAGGACGGACGTGCGGAAGTAGGCCTCCTGCTTCAGACAGGTTTCGAGGTCCCCGTGTTCGGGTCTCGAATTCTGCCTATGGAGCAGAACTGATCGCCTTGCGGACGAAGCGCTGTTCGGTGACTTCCTCGCCCCATTGCCGCCCGGGCTGTTCGTCATCAAGCACAAAGCCGTTGGCCTCGTAGAGGTGGCGTGCCGCGTCCAGTCCGCGGAACGTCCAGAGGTGCGTTTCGCGAAAGCCCAGGCGGTCGCAGAAGGACAGGGCTTCGCTCAAAAGGCGGCGGCCGGCGCCGCCTCCGCGTTGCCCATCATCGACGATGAACCAGCGCAAATGTGCAAGGCCCGCGCCCAGATCCTCCCCGTCGATCGCCACGGTGCCGACGATTCTTAGGCTTTCCACAGCCGACCATAGCCCGTTGACCGGCTTGTCTAGCCGCTGGACGAACGCGGCCAATCCTGCGGCGACCTGGGCCTCGAAATAGGCGCCGAAGCCGACCCGACGATAGAAGGCCGCATGTATCTCGGCCGATCTGCCGATGATGCCGGATCGATATCCGCTTTCGATCGTGATGCCGGGACGCTCGATGCCCGGGGCATCGGTCCTGCCGGCATGAAGGGCATCGGTATAGGTGCGCAGGCCGGTGAGCACCGTCAGGCGGTCTGCGACCTCCATCCGGGAGAGGGCGGCGGAAACCTGCGATGTGGCGAAAGCATGGATGGCGGCAACGGTACCCTGTCCCTTTGTCGTCAGGCTAAGGCATTTCGAGCGTCCGTCTCCATGGCTGCTTTCCTCCCTGACCTCTCCCGCATCGACAAGTTTGCGGACAAGACGGCTGACGCTTGATTTCTCCAATCCAAGCAACGTGCAGAGCACGCTTGCTGTCATTGCCGAATGTGCCTCGATCTCGATCAGGGCGTGAACGCCGGACGGCGCCAGATCCGTGCCCGCAAGCGTCGGCTCAAGGAAACCGAGTTCCCGCACGAGACCACGGGATGCATCGCGGATGGACCGGATGGTCTCGTCAATGTCTCTCGATATCATGATGATCCCCAAAGTAGTTGTATGGTGCAACTATTTATCAGGATGTCGTCAGTGTCAAACGTGGACTATGCCTCAAGCCGAAAGGCAGAGTCGCGCGTCATCGGGAGATGTTCAAGTCTTCCACGGCAGGTTCCAAATTCATCGCCCGCATTGGCCCACGATCCCCGCTTGACCTTGCCGATTCTCCACCGCACTCTCCACCTTGGCCCGGCGTCGCGAGGAGGCGGTGCAGGGCGGGGACGGGATCAGCGGAGCAATGTGCGGCGCGGGTCTCCAAAGGAGGAAACACTCGACATGATTGTTCTACTGGGCGTAATTCTTTGCGGACTGGTTTCGGTGGCCTATGCCATCTGGGCCACGCGGTCCGTGCTGGCTGCCGATCAGGGCAATGCCCGCATGCAGGAAATTGCAGGCTATATCCGTGAGGGGGCGCAGGCCTATCTCGCACGCCAATATCTCACCATCGCCATCGTCGGCGCCATCGTCTTCGTCGCCGCCTGGATGCTGCTGTCGGGCACCGCCGCCATCGGCTTCCTGATCGGTGCCGTTCTCTCGGGCGCGGCCGGCTTCATCGGCATGCATGTCTCCGTGCGGGCGAATGTGCGCACCGCGCAGGCGGCGTCCGTCAGCCTTTCGGCCGGCCTCGATATCGCTTTCAAGTCCGGGGCGATCACCGGCATGCTGGTCGCGGGCCTCGCGCTGCTCGGCGTCTCCCTTTATTACCTCATCCTCACAGTCGGGCTCGGCCATGCCCCCGGCGACCGCGAGGTGATCGATGCGCTCGTTTCGCTCGGCTTCGGCGCATCGCTGATCTCGATCTTCGCGCGGCTCGGCGGCGGCATCTTCACCAAGGGCGCGGATGTCGGCGGCGATCTCGTCGGCAAGGTCGAGGCCGGCATCCCCGAGGACGACCCGCGCAACCCCGCGACCATTGCCGACAATGTCGGCGATAACGTCGGCGACTGCGCCGGCATGGCGGCCGACCTGTTCGAGACCTATGCCGTCTCGATCGTCGCGACCATGGTGCTGGCCGCCATCTTCTTTGCCGG
It encodes:
- a CDS encoding bifunctional helix-turn-helix transcriptional regulator/GNAT family N-acetyltransferase, which translates into the protein MISRDIDETIRSIRDASRGLVRELGFLEPTLAGTDLAPSGVHALIEIEAHSAMTASVLCTLLGLEKSSVSRLVRKLVDAGEVREESSHGDGRSKCLSLTTKGQGTVAAIHAFATSQVSAALSRMEVADRLTVLTGLRTYTDALHAGRTDAPGIERPGITIESGYRSGIIGRSAEIHAAFYRRVGFGAYFEAQVAAGLAAFVQRLDKPVNGLWSAVESLRIVGTVAIDGEDLGAGLAHLRWFIVDDGQRGGGAGRRLLSEALSFCDRLGFRETHLWTFRGLDAARHLYEANGFVLDDEQPGRQWGEEVTEQRFVRKAISSAP